From Merismopedia glauca CCAP 1448/3, the proteins below share one genomic window:
- a CDS encoding gamma-glutamylcyclotransferase, translated as MSLHPTQLHEAKIWHKTSQRQSEPSFYYFAYGSCMCPVDLKRSLGEKTHPYVVGCVKLHNYRLGFYRRSPLRNCGVLDIVPDQRSYVEGVLYQLPWRLSDRLDEREEVPRGGYRQELVEVQCGEKVYQNVRTYVVVDKLAAELAPNDWYFNVVLRGAVTCGLTSEYCWKLFEHMHKLQKGD; from the coding sequence GGCATAAAACTAGTCAAAGACAATCAGAACCAAGTTTCTACTACTTTGCCTATGGTTCGTGTATGTGTCCTGTAGACTTAAAAAGGTCTTTGGGAGAAAAAACCCACCCGTATGTAGTTGGTTGCGTCAAATTACATAATTATCGTTTGGGATTTTATCGCCGTTCTCCATTGCGTAATTGTGGTGTGCTAGATATAGTTCCAGACCAGAGGTCTTATGTAGAAGGGGTTTTGTATCAATTACCTTGGCGATTGAGCGATCGCCTAGACGAACGAGAAGAAGTCCCCCGTGGTGGTTATCGGCAAGAATTAGTCGAGGTTCAATGTGGCGAAAAAGTCTACCAAAATGTGCGGACTTATGTAGTAGTAGACAAACTCGCCGCAGAACTTGCACCCAATGATTGGTATTTTAATGTTGTCTTGCGAGGTGCAGTTACTTGCGGTTTGACATCAGAATATTGCTGGAAATTATTTGAGCATATGCATAAGCTGCAAAAAGGCGATTAA